CTCATGAGTAAGGACAAGTGTGTTGTACCCGATTATGGTATCGCTGCCTATCTCAATAAGCTCCGGGAAAAAAAAGTCCATTGTGGTGCCCGGGGAAATTGCAGTTCCCCTCCCAACCTTCATGCCAAGCAAGTTCCGATAAACCCAATTTTTCAAGCCAAGCAAAGGCATGTACTTGCACAGGCTCATGACGCAAAAATTGTAGCAGACTGTCAGTGGATTTTTTGCCACGTGCCACTGCGCCAGGGAATTTAATTTGCAGGAGCGGTGCTCCACGAGGTTTCTCATGGCCAAGCGCCTTTCAGCTGCATTTCGTCAATCAGTGTCAATCCTTGGGGCAAGGTAGTACGTTGCCT
The DNA window shown above is from Candidatus Parvarchaeota archaeon and carries:
- a CDS encoding acyltransferase — protein: MRNLVEHRSCKLNSLAQWHVAKNPLTVCYNFCVMSLCKYMPLLGLKNWVYRNLLGMKVGRGTAISPGTTMDFFFPELIEIGSDTIIGYNTLVLTHE